The Panacibacter microcysteis DNA window CCTGGTGAGAGCGGTTGGGCAACCAGAAATCGCCAATATGCACAACAAGAAACAACAATATAATTGTGCCCAGTAAAGCCATACTGCGGCTGTACCACCTGCTTCCCCGGTTTCCATAATCTACTGCATACCCCTGTTTGCGCTTTTGCTGATTGTATGCAGTAAGCATATAACCCTGCACAATATGTAGGATGAAGCCTGCAAACAAACCAATCTCAAGGATTCTGGGCACCCAGTTACCACCCATGAAATGTGCACCGGCATTGAACATTTCGCCACCATCATTTGCCCATATACAGGCATTTAAACCCACATGAATGATCAGGAAAAGAACAAGAAAGATTCCGGTAAATGCCATTACTAATTTTCTGCCGATAGAAGAGACGAAGACTTGTTTCCAGGTCATATAGCTTGGTTATATGTTAGAAAATCGGTGCAAAAGTACGGCACGATTGCCAGTTTATGTTTTTTTAAAATGTTTTTTTAAAATACAAAGCTTCATCATCTTATAAAACAACCACAGTAAAATTTTGTTCGGCTGGTAACACGATTATTATCTCATACTGTATTGCGGAAATACAAATAAATTTTACCCGCTGATGCTTCACAAACCTTGTTTTATTAAGAATATTGTCAGGCTTCGCTTTACCTGTTTGTTACAAGATACCCGGTAAATGTTCAGCGCAATACCATCAGCAAATTCCAAAGCCGGCCTGTTTGTACTACCTCATCTTATTTTTAGTCCGCTTATCTAAAAAAAGTAATTTGTACTGCAGCCTTTGTTATTTTTGAAATATGCTAAAAACGCTCTCCATATTCTGGAACAGCTTTAAAATGAGTGTGCAGGAGTTAAACAACAATAAGCTGCGCAGTTCATTATCCCTTATTGGTATCGCTTTTGGTATTTTCTGCATAATAGGTGTGCTGGCAACGGTAGGCAGCCTCGAAGCAAAAATGCAGAAAGACATCTCCGCACTTGGCTCCAATACAATATACATAGACAAATGGCAATATGGCGGCGGCGATGACGGCGAAGATTATCCATGGTGGAAGTTTGTAAACCGCCCTACACCCAAATACAAAGAAGTGGCATTTATAAAAAATGCCAGCACGCTTGCCAAATTTGTAAGTTATTTTAATTCTACCGGTTCCAATGTTACTTACGAAAACAACCAGGTAAACAATGTTGGTATTTATGGGGTAAGCGATGAGTTTTCTGAAATGCAAACCATTGGTATTGCTTTTGGCCGTTATCTTAACGCTACAGAATTCACACGCGGTAACCCGGTTTGTGTAATAGGCGACAGGGTTGCCACACAACTGTTTGATAAGCCTGAACGTGCTATTGATAAATCCATCACTTTCGACGGTCATAAGTTTAATGTAGTTGGTGTAATTGAGAAACAGGGACAGAGTTTTGTGGGCGGTTTCAACTACGACGAGTGTGTAATCCTCTCTTATCGTGCGTATGCCGCTGTTTACGATGTAAACAGCGATAATACCCAACCCTTTATTATGGTGAACGGAAAAGACGGCATTGCTACCACCGCGCTTATTGATGAACTGAGGGGCATCATGCGGCAGGCACACCGTCTCAGCCCAACGGAGGAAGATGATTTTGCATTGAACGACATTAACCTCTTTAGCCAGCAGCTCAGTGGTTTCTTTGGCCAGGTAGATATTGGCGGTGCGGTAA harbors:
- a CDS encoding succinate dehydrogenase cytochrome b subunit, with the protein product MTWKQVFVSSIGRKLVMAFTGIFLVLFLIIHVGLNACIWANDGGEMFNAGAHFMGGNWVPRILEIGLFAGFILHIVQGYMLTAYNQQKRKQGYAVDYGNRGSRWYSRSMALLGTIILLFLVVHIGDFWLPNRSHQGFLLGEEINLFEKMKEVFSQLWVVILYVVGCISLGYHLAHGFQSAFRTLGVYNKRYNIMLTSLGYGFSIIVSLMFAMMPVSFYLGWIR
- a CDS encoding ABC transporter permease is translated as MLKTLSIFWNSFKMSVQELNNNKLRSSLSLIGIAFGIFCIIGVLATVGSLEAKMQKDISALGSNTIYIDKWQYGGGDDGEDYPWWKFVNRPTPKYKEVAFIKNASTLAKFVSYFNSTGSNVTYENNQVNNVGIYGVSDEFSEMQTIGIAFGRYLNATEFTRGNPVCVIGDRVATQLFDKPERAIDKSITFDGHKFNVVGVIEKQGQSFVGGFNYDECVILSYRAYAAVYDVNSDNTQPFIMVNGKDGIATTALIDELRGIMRQAHRLSPTEEDDFALNDINLFSQQLSGFFGQVDIGGAVIAFLSLLVGGFGVANIMFVTVRERTSQIGLKKAIGAKRKTILLEFLLESAFLCIIGGIMGLLMVGGLALVLSGILPFPIVISTNIMALAFTICVILGVLSGIIPASIAAKMNPVVAIRSK